Sequence from the Herbaspirillum sp. meg3 genome:
CGACTATGTCGACATCTTCTCCAGCTCCGATGAAGAACCGGCCAACGACGCCAAGCGCGATATCAACGTCTTGCTGGAACAATTACCGGACAAGCAACGCCTGCCCATTGTTCACGTTAAACTGCAAGGCATGTCGGTGGCGGAAACCGCACAACTGACCGGCTGGTCCGAATCCGCCGTTAAAATAGGCATACACCGCGGCCTCAAATCTCTCGCGGCCAAAATACGATTGTTTTCATGAAGACTGACGATTTCATTTCCATGCTCACTACCGGCGTCAAACCGGTGGATCGTCACGTGCAGTTCAAACGTTTCTCGCAAGCCATCCTTGTCGGCGGTGCCGGTGCCTTCATCCTGATGGTGCTGCTGTTCGGCATTCGTCCGGATATCGGCGTCATGCTGGTCACGCCGCTGTTCTGGTTCAAAATGGCCTTCCCGCTGTCGCTGGCGGCCGCCTCGCTATGGCTGCTGACGCGCCTGAGCCTCCCGGGTGCAGGTCTGGGCAAGCGCTGGATCGCTCCGGCCACGCCGGTGCTGGTGATCTGGATCGCGGCTCTGGCCGTGCTGGCGGTTGCGCCGGAAAGCGAACGCCTGAATCTGATCATGGGCTTCACCTGGCGTCGCTGCCCTTTCAATATCGCCATTCTGTCGATCCCGACCTGCGTGACGATCACCTGGGCGGTACGCCAGTTGGCGCCGACACGCTTGCGTCTGGCGGGCGCCATGGCGGGCTTGCTGGCCGGCTCGGTAGCGACCGTCGCGTATTGCCTGCATTGCCCGGAAATGGGCGTGCCGTTCTGGGGTATCTGGTATCTGGGTGGCATGCTGATTCCCGCCGTGCTGGGATGGCTGTTCGGGCCGGCGGTGTTGCGCTGGTAGGCAAATGTATCGTTCGCCTCGCACTTCTCATCTTTTTACTTATTCCACTGCGTGATACTTGAGATATTCGCCATCCGGCAACCGAAAACGCCTCAGGAAAGTAAATTTCAAAACACGAGATGGATGAGCAGGTTACTTTTTCATTGATGAACTGAGAGAGGTGCCGGAGAGAAAAACAGCACCAATCACATGCCGCTGCAAAATCAGTTCATTTGCGCAAGCTTGCCAACTCCCTGTCACGACATACCCCTCTATCAGTCACATTTAGCGACACACGCATCATAAGCCGGATCGCACATTTCTGTATTTCCCTGCCTATCGATACATTGATTTCTCGCGTCGTAGCATGCTTGTTCACAACTGCTCTTTGCAGCGGAGAGAGTAGCCTTGCGTTGGAACTCTTTATTTTCCTTGATTCCGTTTTCGCCGATCTCGCGGCAAAAATGCGCCCCAGCCGTACCCCCCAAACAATACAAATTCCCGCAACAGTCATTGCTGAAGCTGCAGCTTTCGCCTTTGCCGCGACAAGCGTTCTGAGCAATTAAATTTTTCTCGGCAGGAAGCGCAG
This genomic interval carries:
- a CDS encoding DUF1109 domain-containing protein — translated: MKTDDFISMLTTGVKPVDRHVQFKRFSQAILVGGAGAFILMVLLFGIRPDIGVMLVTPLFWFKMAFPLSLAAASLWLLTRLSLPGAGLGKRWIAPATPVLVIWIAALAVLAVAPESERLNLIMGFTWRRCPFNIAILSIPTCVTITWAVRQLAPTRLRLAGAMAGLLAGSVATVAYCLHCPEMGVPFWGIWYLGGMLIPAVLGWLFGPAVLRW